One Cryptomeria japonica chromosome 9, Sugi_1.0, whole genome shotgun sequence genomic window carries:
- the LOC131073988 gene encoding cytochrome P450 94A2 has product MAPYQILLGILLVLVGCFSLCFLRGKSVDKPYKGPAIYPIIGSALGYIQNHDRFLEWFTETMEKMPTNTFRLERPGGIKDIMTGNPANIEHILKTKFEDYPKGERFTNILHDFLGRGIFNVDGELWKMQRKTASLEFKTKSLRSFVVETVQCEIQNRLLPVLSNASKTGKTLDLQDILQRFAFDNICSVAFGVDPKCLLPSMPNPPFAKAFDDATELSAARFYSALPFLWQLQRMLNMGTEKRLREAIKEVDEFGMDVVRSRRKEISENGILSEREDLLSRFMAALLNNADELGIDDLKQSSGKMDVFLKEMVVSILLAGRDTTSAALTWFFWLLSTHQSVEEAIHAEISGILAKREEALSADDDGGICFTFEELKDMQYLHAALCESMRLYPPVPVDVKVASKDDVLPDGTFVGKGWHLSYVGYSMGRMENIWGSDCLKFKPERWLKEGEFVGENPYKFPVFHAGPRICLGKEMAMIQMKSIVASIIHTFHFVIEDAITSPDYVVSLTMRMKGGLPVVVRCRKPKH; this is encoded by the coding sequence ATGGCTCCATACCAGATTTTGCTTGGCATCCTCCTTGTTTTAGTTGGGTGTTTTTCGCTATGTTTTCTAAGAGGAAAATCAGTCGACAAGCCTTACAAGGGCCCTGCGATCTATCCCATAATCGGTTCTGCCTTGGgatacattcaaaatcatgacaggTTTCTGGAATGGTTCACAGAAACAATGGAGAAGATGCCAACAAATACTTTCAGGCTCGAACGGCCGGGTGGAATCAAAGATATCATGACTGGAAATCCTGCAAACATAGAGCATATACTCAAGACCAAATTTGAAGATTACCCAAAGGGAGAACGCTTTACAAATATTCTCCACGATTTCTTAGGCCGAGGAATTTTCAACGTGGACGGCGAGCTATGGAAGATGCAGAGAAAAACCGCAAGCCTTGAGTTTAAAACCAAGTCTCTGAGAAGCTTCGTGGTGGAGACGGTGCAGTGCGAGATTCAGAATCGCCTCTTGCCAGTGCTCTCAAATGCATCCAAAACAGGTAAAACTCTAGATTTGCAAGACATTTTGCAGAGATTTGCATTTGATAATATTTGCAGCGTAGCATTTGGAGTGGATCCCAAGTGTCTACTCCCCTCCATGCCAAATCCACCTTTTGCCAAGGCTTTTGATGATGCTACTGAACTTAGCGCCGCTCGGTTCTACTCTGCTCTTCCTTTCTTGTGGCAACTGCAGCGCATGCTCAACATGGGCACTGAAAAGCGTTTGAGGGAAGCCATTAAAGAAGTGGATGAATTTGGCATGGATGTGGTGAGAAGTAGAAGGAAGGAAATTTCAGAGAATGGAATACTCTCTGAAAGAGAGGATCTGCTTTCAAGGTTCATGGCGGCTCTTTTAAACAATGCAGATGAATTAGGGATAGATGATTTGAAGCAATCCAGTGGTAAGATGGATGTATTTTTGAAGGAGATGGTGGTGAGCATTTTGTTGGCAGGGAGGGATACCACGTCTGCTGCTCTCACATGGTTTTTCTGGCTTCTCTCTACCCATCAGAGTGTAGAGGAAGCCATTCACGCTGAAATTTCAGGCATCTTGGCCAAGAGAGAAGAAGCACTATCTGCTGATGATGATGGAGGGATTTGTTTCACCTTTGAAGAATTGAAGGATATGCAATATCTGCATGCTGCTCTGTGCGAGTCAATGCGTCTGTACCCTCCTGTGCCCGTTGATGTCAaagttgcctccaaagatgatgtttTACCTGATGGGACTTTTGTGGGGAAGGGATGGCATTTGAGTTACGTTGGCTATTCGATGGGCAGGATGGAAAATATATGGGGGAGTGATTGTTTGAAGTTTAAACCAGAGAGATGGTTGAAAGAAGGGGAATTTGTGGGAGAAAATCCGTATAAATTTCCTGTATTTCATGCGGGACCTCGGATATGCCTGGGTAAGGAGATGGCAATGATACAGATGAAATCAATTGTGGCTTCTATTATTCATACTTTTCATTTTGTGATAGAAGATGCGATTACGTCTCCGGATTATGTGGTGTCTCTTACCATGCGCATGAAAGGAGGACTGCCTGTTGTTGTAAGATGTAGGAAACCCAAGCATTAA